One candidate division KSB1 bacterium DNA segment encodes these proteins:
- a CDS encoding C25 family cysteine peptidase produces NPQNGADYILITHSDLAAQARRLADYRASQGLRVAVVDVQDVFDEFSGGIFDPRAIRSFLKYAFENWRRPAPAYVLLLGDATLWMNKKIAWNHPQSTLIPSMMVYTFSFGMTSSDNYFAAVSGDDELPDLFIGRLPANSPEEAAAMIDKIIAYETKQTAEEWRRHITVAAGTGDFFGYAADYVTQYHLPKWLIVHRLDADFTSPNFHTAEDLIGWINSGQNILNFLVHGAGEQIDDAKLLEKDDLLRLNNRDKYPFCSTMSCYIGHFDDPAHQSLGEALLTAPEKGIMALFGSAGKSYRYADFYFNNAVFEGIFRQRRRTLGEITTLAKYDLMAQTRGFDEPVRNFILFGDPALSLRLPEEKLVLTSAKSVLSEGDAMRVTGSAPSRGTLMLSAVSGRSTIAEQSFEVNGTFTVDLFRLTPQIRSLWGTGGGVGYVKAFFSDGSVSQAGALSFGVLRPLLRRFGTQPETPVGGQPFAFVAEIDGRVAAESGGIRSLTAQWKIGESWKDAPMSLAGDGLWKSGEFSWEEGTVVAYRLQMVTGIGEIVTDPIQLTIRYKPDLYTDTPLRRISGDRPELLAKIKNRGDSDARIVPITIRDVRNGAVWTDRFVVPWVRSRADTLVRIPVPNVSAGSYELELLIDPENKVAEEEENNNRFVQTLCLVTPENGSAGAFRFLQDQVALILPPNSVERPSSLELNALSDSGLQRTAENASLLPLKRPGANAPAIYRFIFADTTLKPLKPVKASIAYDAQDSVLVVYGLQSVRVYVWESVFGLWRAVPTQHLPEQGRFVADLPPGACVFALMANRDKTPPTIRIDVLGQNFADGDITPQRPQFVVSLSDESGVDVTPERLQISLDGRLLSPAEYALNFDAKEPRFAHLSFKTDFDGGEHEILVSAGDFNANRASRTVRFRIAEEFGVRFVANHPNPFLDETVIAFYIDDVANKVKLDIYTVSGRHIRGFEMVDVSGYQEVVWDGMDKEGEPIANGVYYLKFTAVRDDRRIERIEKMAKLE; encoded by the coding sequence AACCCACAAAACGGCGCCGATTATATTCTCATCACCCACAGCGACTTGGCGGCGCAGGCGCGGCGGCTGGCCGATTATCGTGCCTCGCAAGGGCTGCGCGTTGCCGTCGTCGATGTACAGGATGTCTTTGACGAATTCAGCGGCGGCATCTTTGATCCGCGCGCCATCCGCAGCTTTCTCAAATATGCCTTCGAAAACTGGCGCAGACCGGCTCCCGCCTATGTGCTGCTGCTCGGCGATGCGACGCTATGGATGAACAAAAAAATTGCCTGGAACCACCCGCAGAGCACTTTGATCCCCAGCATGATGGTCTACACCTTTTCGTTCGGGATGACTTCGAGCGACAATTACTTTGCCGCAGTGAGCGGAGACGACGAACTGCCCGACCTGTTCATCGGTCGCCTGCCCGCCAATTCCCCTGAGGAGGCTGCCGCGATGATCGACAAAATCATCGCTTATGAAACCAAACAGACCGCAGAAGAATGGCGAAGGCACATCACCGTAGCTGCCGGAACCGGCGACTTTTTCGGCTATGCCGCCGATTACGTAACCCAGTATCATCTGCCCAAATGGTTGATCGTGCATCGTTTGGATGCCGATTTCACGTCGCCGAATTTTCACACAGCAGAAGATTTGATCGGTTGGATCAACAGCGGCCAAAACATTCTCAATTTTCTCGTCCATGGAGCCGGTGAGCAAATCGACGACGCCAAGCTTTTGGAAAAGGACGATCTGCTGCGCCTGAACAATCGCGATAAATATCCCTTTTGCTCGACTATGTCCTGCTATATCGGGCATTTCGATGACCCGGCACATCAATCCTTGGGGGAGGCTCTGCTCACAGCGCCGGAAAAAGGCATTATGGCGCTGTTCGGTTCTGCCGGCAAGTCGTACCGCTATGCCGATTTCTACTTTAACAACGCCGTTTTTGAGGGCATCTTTCGGCAGCGACGACGCACATTAGGGGAGATAACCACGCTGGCCAAGTATGACCTCATGGCGCAGACGAGAGGGTTTGATGAACCGGTGCGGAACTTTATCCTGTTTGGAGACCCGGCGCTTAGTCTGCGGCTTCCTGAAGAAAAACTTGTACTTACATCTGCCAAATCGGTTCTCTCGGAGGGCGATGCCATGCGCGTGACCGGCAGCGCGCCGAGTCGAGGCACGCTGATGCTATCGGCTGTATCCGGACGCTCGACCATCGCCGAACAGAGCTTTGAGGTCAACGGCACCTTTACGGTCGACCTTTTTCGCTTGACGCCCCAGATTCGCAGCCTGTGGGGTACGGGCGGCGGCGTCGGCTATGTCAAAGCCTTCTTTTCCGACGGCAGCGTCAGCCAGGCAGGCGCACTCTCCTTTGGGGTGTTGAGGCCGCTGCTTCGACGTTTCGGAACGCAGCCCGAGACGCCGGTGGGAGGGCAACCCTTTGCTTTTGTCGCCGAGATCGACGGACGCGTCGCTGCAGAGAGCGGCGGCATCCGCTCCTTGACCGCGCAATGGAAGATCGGCGAGAGCTGGAAGGACGCGCCCATGTCCCTTGCCGGCGACGGCTTGTGGAAAAGCGGCGAGTTTTCCTGGGAAGAAGGCACGGTAGTAGCCTATCGTCTGCAGATGGTTACCGGTATCGGCGAAATCGTGACCGATCCGATTCAGCTGACCATCCGCTACAAGCCTGATCTCTATACGGATACGCCGCTTCGCCGGATATCCGGTGACCGCCCTGAACTATTGGCAAAGATCAAAAACCGCGGTGATTCCGATGCGCGCATTGTGCCGATCACTATCCGCGACGTACGCAACGGCGCTGTATGGACGGACCGCTTTGTCGTCCCATGGGTACGCTCCCGCGCCGACACGCTGGTGCGTATTCCTGTTCCAAACGTCTCCGCAGGCAGCTACGAACTGGAACTCTTGATCGATCCCGAGAATAAGGTGGCGGAGGAAGAAGAAAACAACAATCGCTTTGTGCAAACCCTCTGCCTGGTGACGCCGGAAAACGGCTCCGCCGGTGCTTTCCGCTTTCTGCAGGATCAAGTGGCTCTGATCCTGCCGCCCAATAGCGTCGAACGCCCTTCTTCTTTGGAGCTGAACGCCCTAAGCGATTCCGGACTGCAGCGGACAGCGGAAAACGCCTCATTGTTGCCTCTGAAGCGCCCCGGTGCAAATGCGCCGGCAATTTATCGGTTCATCTTTGCCGATACAACGTTGAAGCCGCTCAAGCCGGTCAAGGCATCGATCGCCTATGACGCGCAAGACTCGGTGCTCGTCGTTTACGGCCTGCAGAGCGTGCGCGTCTATGTCTGGGAATCGGTCTTCGGACTCTGGCGTGCCGTACCGACACAACATCTGCCGGAGCAAGGCCGTTTCGTCGCCGATCTGCCGCCGGGCGCCTGCGTTTTCGCCCTGATGGCCAACAGGGATAAAACTCCGCCTACGATACGTATTGATGTACTGGGACAGAACTTTGCCGACGGCGACATAACACCGCAGCGGCCGCAGTTTGTCGTTTCTCTCAGCGACGAGAGCGGCGTCGACGTCACTCCGGAGCGGCTGCAGATCTCGCTCGACGGCCGACTCCTTTCTCCCGCTGAATATGCGTTGAACTTCGACGCCAAAGAGCCGCGCTTTGCCCATCTCTCTTTCAAAACCGATTTCGACGGCGGCGAGCATGAAATTTTGGTTTCGGCAGGCGACTTTAATGCCAACCGCGCGAGCCGTACGGTTCGCTTCCGCATTGCCGAAGAGTTCGGCGTTCGTTTCGTCGCGAATCATCCTAACCCCTTTCTTGATGAAACCGTTATCGCCTTTTACATCGACGACGTCGCCAATAAGGTCAAGTTGGACATCTATACCGTCTCGGGCAGACACATCCGCGGCTTTGAAATGGTCGACGTCAGCGGCTACCAGGAAGTGGTGTGGGACGGTATGGACAAAGAGGGCGAACCGATTGCCAACGGCGTCTATTATTTAAAGTTCACCGCCGTGCGGGACGATCGCCGCATTGAGCGCATTGAAAAGATGGCCAAGCTGGAGTAG
- a CDS encoding DUF4038 domain-containing protein, which translates to MLAPLIAAPTVPQYEAFEITLSGSPVANPYLSYRLWAEFRGPQNKNFSLEGFWDGGQTWKIRVAFEEPGEWSYLTHSDDPLLDGHGGVIECITGISKGFIRRHGRHFYYADGTPFFRMGDTCWRIFRSKNAPYESRFVPYINARAEQGFNFVLGVIHTVGDPSINEGGSLWFNDTDLNQLQPGYFQWVDKRIDYMLRSGIVPGLVFVWAQRFKEFYQPPYNRDTFSRFRRYIVARYAAYNVFWILAGEYSEEIAPAEYDYHARAIRFGNQNPADGLLDCGDPYGHPLSIHPSGQESCSQHISLFDDWLGYITQQMYGTPDFLYQQIAADSFTNLPVCNDEFGYEGPTTPGDPYYYFNNQSGEETRRDAWAILCAGGYFTWGNIYTYTGKELILRVDKLYSDGAEYMRLLGEYVRTSLPFHEMTPKPACILSGEAFCLAKEGDRYLIYVSTSNAVTFKLHAETGRYRATWFDPETGETADGGMILGNQSYQVESPFGHDAVLDLKFSDNPPIAAHLIDFHAANQGSQRLLEWRCLSDQKTAGYLVERSEGATRTFRAVAPFIPVEAGMSSGEERLYRCIDSAVVQPGVLCYRLLRITLDGEKEILGESSLPIQGPAEVETLRLAVMPNPARGPLVFTAYLPNACEGNAAVYDLSGRLIRVLHSGSYSSGLWHHHWDGRDEYGHPLAAGVYLLTFNTGGKTRRLKFTLLP; encoded by the coding sequence ATGTTAGCCCCTCTTATTGCGGCGCCGACTGTTCCCCAATATGAAGCTTTCGAAATCACTTTGAGCGGTTCTCCGGTCGCAAACCCTTATCTCTCTTATCGTCTTTGGGCCGAGTTTCGGGGGCCTCAAAACAAGAATTTTTCGCTCGAAGGCTTTTGGGATGGAGGACAAACGTGGAAGATTCGCGTCGCTTTTGAAGAGCCCGGCGAATGGAGCTATCTGACACATTCCGATGACCCCCTGTTGGACGGTCACGGCGGCGTCATTGAATGCATCACCGGCATAAGCAAGGGATTCATTCGCCGCCATGGACGGCACTTTTATTACGCCGACGGTACGCCGTTTTTTCGCATGGGCGATACCTGCTGGCGAATTTTCCGCAGCAAAAATGCACCGTACGAGAGCCGCTTCGTACCCTATATCAACGCCAGAGCCGAGCAGGGCTTTAATTTTGTCCTCGGCGTCATTCATACCGTCGGCGATCCTTCCATCAATGAAGGAGGCAGCTTATGGTTTAATGATACCGATCTCAATCAACTGCAGCCCGGCTATTTCCAATGGGTGGACAAACGCATCGACTATATGCTGCGTTCGGGCATCGTTCCCGGGCTCGTCTTCGTTTGGGCGCAACGTTTTAAAGAATTTTATCAGCCTCCTTATAATCGCGACACCTTTTCCCGATTCCGCCGCTATATTGTGGCGCGTTACGCCGCCTATAACGTCTTTTGGATCCTCGCAGGCGAATATTCAGAGGAAATAGCTCCTGCGGAATACGATTACCATGCACGCGCTATTCGTTTCGGCAATCAAAATCCTGCCGACGGCCTTCTCGACTGCGGCGATCCCTACGGTCATCCACTGTCCATCCATCCGAGCGGCCAGGAAAGCTGTTCCCAGCATATTTCGCTTTTTGATGATTGGCTCGGCTATATCACGCAGCAGATGTACGGTACTCCTGATTTTCTCTATCAACAAATAGCCGCCGACAGCTTTACCAATCTGCCGGTTTGCAACGACGAGTTCGGTTACGAAGGCCCGACAACTCCCGGAGATCCCTATTACTATTTTAATAACCAAAGCGGTGAAGAAACGCGCCGTGATGCGTGGGCTATCCTGTGTGCCGGCGGTTATTTTACTTGGGGGAATATCTATACTTACACCGGCAAAGAACTGATTCTGCGCGTAGACAAGCTTTATTCCGACGGCGCCGAGTACATGCGGCTTTTAGGTGAATATGTGCGGACCTCATTGCCGTTTCACGAAATGACACCCAAGCCTGCCTGTATTCTAAGCGGAGAAGCCTTTTGCCTGGCTAAAGAGGGGGACCGCTATCTGATTTATGTCTCGACTTCTAATGCAGTTACTTTCAAACTGCATGCCGAAACCGGCCGTTACCGCGCGACTTGGTTCGATCCGGAGACCGGCGAAACTGCCGACGGCGGCATGATTTTGGGCAATCAATCCTATCAAGTCGAATCCCCATTCGGGCATGATGCGGTTCTTGATCTCAAATTTTCGGATAATCCCCCGATTGCTGCTCATCTGATCGATTTCCATGCCGCTAATCAGGGTTCCCAGCGGCTTCTCGAATGGCGCTGTCTATCCGATCAGAAGACAGCCGGCTACCTCGTTGAGAGATCAGAGGGAGCGACTCGAACGTTTCGAGCCGTTGCACCCTTTATTCCCGTTGAAGCAGGGATGTCATCAGGAGAGGAGCGACTCTATCGCTGCATCGACTCTGCGGTGGTGCAACCCGGCGTCCTCTGTTACAGACTTTTACGCATAACGTTGGACGGCGAAAAAGAAATCCTGGGCGAAAGCAGCTTACCGATTCAGGGCCCGGCAGAAGTTGAGACTCTGCGGCTTGCGGTAATGCCGAATCCTGCCCGCGGGCCGCTTGTTTTTACCGCTTATCTGCCCAATGCTTGCGAAGGCAATGCGGCGGTTTACGACTTGAGCGGCCGACTGATTCGAGTGCTGCACAGCGGTTCATACAGCTCCGGCTTGTGGCATCACCATTGGGACGGCAGGGATGAATACGGACACCCTCTTGCTGCGGGCGTCTATTTGCTCACTTTTAACACCGGCGGAAAGACGCGCCGCTTAAAGTTTACGTTGTTGCCGTAG
- a CDS encoding DUF2764 domain-containing protein — MDKYYYLVAQLPMLWFDREAPLTTAAFLQEAEKWMSAADFERLRHARFDALEVTSHMPSLLRQYAEHEAAFRRDLAQWRKAQKEGFDYKPETFPVALVKEGNPLEIERNLLHYRWKLIEELESLHHFDLEFLIFYYFKLQILEKLAEFDKEKGRQVFQSLTKVDI, encoded by the coding sequence ATGGATAAATATTATTACCTGGTTGCGCAGCTGCCGATGCTGTGGTTCGACCGCGAGGCGCCGTTGACCACCGCGGCGTTTCTTCAGGAAGCGGAAAAGTGGATGAGCGCCGCGGATTTCGAGCGGCTGCGTCATGCGCGCTTTGACGCTCTCGAGGTGACCTCCCACATGCCTTCCTTGCTCAGACAATATGCGGAACACGAAGCGGCTTTTCGCCGCGATTTGGCGCAGTGGCGGAAGGCGCAAAAGGAAGGATTCGACTATAAACCGGAGACTTTTCCGGTCGCTTTGGTCAAGGAAGGCAATCCGCTGGAAATCGAAAGAAATCTTCTGCATTATCGCTGGAAGCTGATCGAAGAATTGGAATCCCTGCATCATTTCGATCTCGAGTTTTTGATTTTTTATTATTTCAAACTGCAAATATTGGAAAAACTGGCCGAGTTTGACAAGGAAAAAGGACGTCAAGTCTTTCAATCACTAACCAAGGTAGATATATGA
- a CDS encoding V-type ATP synthase subunit A, with amino-acid sequence MNQVTGKIIGVNGNLITVLVDGRITQNEVGYAVTGDQRLKAEVIRIQGNKAFLQVFESTKGLKVGDKVEFTGELLSAELGPGLLQQIYDGLQNPLPKLAEQYGFFLPRGVILSPLDREKVWDFTPTAKVGDRVLAGSYLGWVPETQFQHYIMVPFDVQGEWKVVELAPKGGYRVDDQIAVIQDERGNQRKLTMSFQWPVKLPIQAYKTRLMPTEPLITKVRIIDTFFPVAKGGTYCVPGPFGAGKTVIQQITSRYADVDIVIIAACGERAGEIVETMREFPELTDPRTGRSLMERTIIIANTSSMPVAAREASVYTATTLGEYYRQMGLHVLLLADSTSRWAQAMRELSGRLEEIPGEEAFPAYLESRIAEFYERAGLVELHDGRRGSLTIGGTVSPAGGNFEEPVTQATLKVVGAFHGLSRDRANARRFPSIHPLESWSRYRGAVNEAQVEKARDFLFRGSEVHQMMMVVGEDGTSLEDFVIYLKSEFLDAVYLQQNGFDPIDAATSPQRQQHVSNIIEMLLDKEPKFASKEEARAYFYDLRQKFIDWNYMEFASEEFAAQEKVIIDMIKG; translated from the coding sequence ATGAATCAAGTGACGGGCAAAATCATCGGCGTCAACGGCAACCTGATCACGGTACTGGTCGACGGCAGGATCACGCAGAACGAGGTGGGTTATGCCGTGACCGGCGATCAGCGGTTGAAGGCCGAGGTGATTCGCATTCAAGGAAACAAGGCGTTTTTGCAGGTGTTCGAAAGCACCAAGGGACTCAAAGTCGGGGATAAGGTCGAATTTACCGGCGAATTGTTGTCGGCCGAGCTTGGGCCGGGGCTGCTGCAGCAGATCTACGACGGTCTGCAGAACCCGCTGCCGAAACTGGCCGAACAGTACGGATTTTTTCTGCCGCGCGGCGTCATCCTTAGTCCACTCGATCGTGAAAAAGTGTGGGACTTTACTCCGACGGCCAAGGTCGGCGATCGGGTACTGGCCGGTTCTTATTTAGGCTGGGTGCCGGAGACGCAGTTCCAGCACTATATCATGGTTCCCTTTGACGTGCAGGGCGAGTGGAAGGTCGTCGAACTGGCCCCCAAAGGCGGGTACCGCGTCGATGATCAAATCGCGGTTATTCAGGATGAGCGCGGCAACCAGCGCAAGTTGACCATGTCCTTTCAGTGGCCGGTCAAACTGCCGATTCAGGCCTATAAAACCCGCCTGATGCCCACTGAGCCGCTGATCACCAAAGTCCGCATCATCGACACGTTTTTCCCGGTCGCCAAAGGCGGCACTTACTGCGTACCCGGACCGTTCGGCGCCGGTAAAACGGTCATTCAGCAGATCACCAGCCGCTACGCCGATGTCGACATTGTCATCATCGCCGCCTGCGGCGAGCGCGCCGGCGAAATCGTCGAAACCATGCGCGAGTTCCCCGAGCTGACCGACCCGCGCACCGGCCGATCGCTTATGGAGCGAACCATCATCATTGCCAATACCTCCTCCATGCCGGTGGCGGCGCGCGAGGCGTCGGTTTACACCGCCACTACGCTGGGCGAATACTACCGCCAAATGGGTCTGCACGTGCTGCTGCTGGCCGACTCGACGTCGCGTTGGGCGCAGGCCATGCGCGAACTCTCCGGCCGCCTGGAAGAGATCCCCGGCGAAGAAGCCTTCCCCGCCTATCTCGAATCGCGCATTGCCGAGTTTTATGAGCGCGCCGGATTGGTTGAGCTGCACGACGGACGCCGCGGCAGCCTCACCATCGGCGGCACGGTCTCGCCTGCGGGCGGCAACTTTGAGGAACCGGTTACGCAGGCGACCCTCAAAGTGGTCGGCGCCTTCCACGGTCTTTCCCGCGACCGCGCCAACGCCCGGCGCTTCCCGTCGATTCATCCCTTGGAGTCGTGGTCGCGCTACCGCGGCGCCGTCAACGAGGCGCAGGTCGAAAAAGCGCGCGACTTTTTGTTCCGCGGCTCCGAGGTGCATCAGATGATGATGGTCGTCGGCGAGGACGGCACGTCGCTCGAGGACTTTGTCATTTATCTGAAATCAGAGTTCCTGGACGCGGTTTATCTGCAGCAGAACGGCTTTGATCCGATCGATGCCGCGACATCCCCGCAGCGGCAGCAGCACGTTTCCAACATCATCGAAATGTTGCTCGACAAGGAGCCGAAATTCGCCTCCAAAGAAGAGGCGCGCGCTTATTTCTACGATCTGCGGCAAAAGTTCATCGATTGGAACTATATGGAATTCGCCTCGGAAGAGTTTGCCGCTCAGGAAAAAGTGATCATCGATATGATAAAAGGATAA
- a CDS encoding V-type ATP synthase subunit B (produces ATP from ADP in the presence of a proton gradient across the membrane; the B subunit is part of the catalytic core of the ATP synthase complex), with product MRKVYKRVESVSGNVITVRATDVAYEELAEITTRRGKSLAQVIKLEEDLVSLQVFAGSRGVSTDDEVRFLGHPMNVSFSENMLGRIFNGSGVPRDGGPEITESVIQIAGPSVNPAKRIIPSRMIRTNIPMIDVFNSLVASQKLPIFSVSGEPYNELLARIALQAEVDMIILGGIGLKFDQYMYFKNVLEEGG from the coding sequence ATGAGAAAAGTCTATAAACGGGTCGAAAGCGTTTCGGGAAACGTCATAACCGTCCGCGCAACGGACGTGGCCTACGAGGAACTGGCGGAAATCACGACGCGGCGCGGCAAGTCCCTGGCGCAGGTCATCAAGCTGGAAGAAGACCTGGTCTCGCTGCAGGTGTTTGCGGGCAGCCGCGGCGTCTCGACCGACGATGAGGTTCGCTTCCTGGGCCATCCAATGAACGTCTCGTTCAGCGAAAACATGCTGGGACGCATTTTCAACGGCTCAGGCGTGCCGCGCGACGGCGGTCCGGAGATCACCGAGAGCGTCATCCAGATCGCCGGTCCCTCGGTCAACCCGGCCAAGCGCATCATCCCCAGCCGGATGATCCGCACCAACATCCCGATGATCGACGTCTTTAACTCCTTGGTCGCTTCGCAAAAGCTGCCTATCTTTTCGGTCTCGGGCGAGCCCTATAACGAACTCTTGGCGCGCATCGCACTGCAGGCCGAGGTCGATATGATCATTCTCGGCGGCATCGGTCTGAAATTTGACCAGTACATGTACTTCAAGAATGTGTTGGAAGAAGGCGG
- a CDS encoding V-type ATP synthase subunit B (produces ATP from ADP in the presence of a proton gradient across the membrane; the B subunit is part of the catalytic core of the ATP synthase complex): protein IFFIHLASEPIVEGLMVPDLALAVAEKFAIAGKEVLVLLTDMTNFADALKEIAITMEQVPSNRGYPGDLYSQLAARYEKAVDFEGAGAITILGVTTMPGDDVTHPVPDNTGYITEGQFYLRNGRIEPFGSLSRLKQLVNNKTRKDHRAIMDGMIQLYAQYLETLEKRSMGFRMSAWDEKLIKYGELFESQMMDLRVNIPLEEALDRGWSILAQCFKPEETGFRTELIKEFWPKKEQVEA, encoded by the coding sequence GATTTTTTTCATCCATTTGGCTTCCGAGCCGATCGTCGAAGGCCTGATGGTACCGGATTTAGCGCTGGCCGTGGCCGAAAAGTTCGCCATTGCCGGCAAAGAGGTGCTCGTGCTGCTCACCGACATGACCAACTTTGCCGACGCCCTCAAAGAGATCGCCATCACTATGGAGCAGGTGCCGTCCAACCGCGGTTACCCGGGCGATCTCTACTCGCAGCTGGCCGCCCGCTACGAAAAAGCGGTCGACTTTGAAGGCGCGGGCGCCATCACCATCCTCGGCGTCACCACCATGCCGGGAGACGACGTGACGCATCCGGTGCCGGACAACACCGGCTACATTACCGAAGGCCAGTTTTATCTGCGCAACGGCCGCATCGAGCCGTTTGGTTCGCTCAGCCGCCTCAAACAGCTGGTCAACAACAAGACCCGTAAGGATCACCGCGCCATCATGGACGGCATGATTCAGCTTTACGCGCAATATCTCGAAACCCTGGAAAAGCGCTCCATGGGCTTCCGGATGAGCGCCTGGGATGAAAAGCTGATCAAATACGGCGAGCTGTTCGAATCGCAGATGATGGACCTGCGCGTCAACATCCCCCTGGAAGAGGCGCTGGACCGCGGCTGGTCGATTTTGGCGCAGTGCTTCAAGCCGGAGGAGACCGGTTTCCGCACCGAGCTGATTAAAGAATTTTGGCCGAAAAAAGAGCAAGTAGAGGCATAG
- a CDS encoding V-type ATP synthase subunit D, giving the protein MAKIKLTKNELKAQKDALKRFMRYLPTLELKKKQLLMEIQRVQKEVDELQAEIDRMTRQIEQWVDLYGDESINLHDYVQVREILTGEGNIAGIDIPLFQDVLFDEVPYDFLETPLWIDYGIEAVKEQIRRLAEQQILLKQKALIEQELRTTIQRIKLFEEIKIPEARENIRVIQIALGDQMTAEVVRGKIAKKKIERKKELQAQV; this is encoded by the coding sequence ATGGCCAAAATCAAGCTGACGAAAAACGAGCTGAAGGCGCAGAAGGATGCGCTGAAGCGCTTTATGCGCTATCTGCCGACGCTGGAGCTGAAAAAGAAACAGCTGCTGATGGAAATCCAGCGGGTGCAGAAGGAGGTCGACGAACTGCAGGCCGAGATCGACCGCATGACGCGGCAGATCGAGCAGTGGGTGGATCTCTACGGCGACGAGTCGATCAATCTGCACGACTATGTGCAGGTGCGCGAAATTCTCACCGGCGAAGGGAACATTGCCGGCATCGATATTCCGTTGTTTCAAGATGTGTTGTTCGACGAAGTGCCGTACGATTTCCTGGAAACGCCCCTGTGGATCGATTACGGCATCGAGGCGGTTAAAGAACAGATTCGCCGATTGGCCGAGCAGCAGATTCTGCTGAAGCAAAAGGCGCTCATCGAGCAGGAACTGCGCACCACCATCCAGCGCATCAAGCTCTTTGAGGAGATCAAGATTCCCGAAGCGCGTGAAAACATCCGCGTCATTCAGATTGCCCTCGGCGATCAGATGACCGCCGAAGTGGTGCGCGGCAAAATCGCGAAAAAGAAAATCGAACGCAAAAAGGAGCTGCAGGCGCAAGTATGA
- a CDS encoding V-type ATP synthase subunit K (produces ATP from ADP in the presence of a proton gradient across the membrane; the K subunit is a nonenzymatic component which binds the dimeric form by interacting with the G and E subunits): MIEGLGDMNLSLALGACGSALGIGVAGMAAVGAWKKAFAANKAAPFILVAFVGAPLSQTIYGMILRNAIQAANMPPESYPWQVLLGAVCGLAIGLSAFFQGKIGAKAADALAETGKGFGNYIMVVGVIETVALFVMVFAMTALPK; encoded by the coding sequence ATGATCGAAGGCTTGGGTGACATGAATTTATCGCTGGCTTTGGGAGCCTGCGGTTCGGCATTGGGCATCGGCGTGGCCGGTATGGCTGCAGTCGGTGCATGGAAAAAGGCGTTTGCCGCCAATAAAGCGGCGCCCTTTATATTGGTGGCGTTTGTCGGTGCGCCGTTGTCGCAGACCATCTATGGCATGATTTTGCGCAACGCCATTCAGGCGGCCAACATGCCGCCGGAGTCGTACCCCTGGCAGGTGCTTCTCGGCGCCGTCTGCGGGTTGGCCATCGGACTTTCGGCGTTCTTCCAGGGTAAAATCGGCGCCAAAGCCGCCGACGCATTGGCGGAAACCGGCAAAGGCTTCGGCAACTATATTATGGTGGTCGGCGTCATCGAAACCGTCGCGCTGTTCGTCATGGTCTTTGCCATGACCGCCCTGCCCAAATAA